Within Plectropomus leopardus isolate mb chromosome 23, YSFRI_Pleo_2.0, whole genome shotgun sequence, the genomic segment caGCCCGCTGCGGACATTCCCCCCAAATCTTAGACAGCAAAGTGGGAGAGATCAGGAGTTCTGCTTACCACAGCTGGTCGTACCGCTTCGGCGCTACCTACGACTGCTGGATCATCAAGGGCTCAGAAGACGAACCAATCGTTCTTAGGTAAAGGCACCATGGGACAGTATTCCCAAGATCATGAAATTCCTCGAAAAGTtattgaattagaaaatgttttcaatctCTGGGAATGATTTGGAATAAagagaatgttttggaaaagttttgaatatgcGTTCTTTTGagaattgtttaaaatatgttgatAAAAATTCCCAAACGTGTCTAACGTTATGCCGAATCTGGTCCTTGTTACTAATTTGAAATCTGttgacaaaaatgcatgttattCCATATTCcacatgacatttttgcttaaatgCCTGTCTAGTCACACTGGAGCAAGAGCCTCAATATTGCGCTTATGATGACTATATGAGCCTAACATTACCTATTAACCGTTAACTTGACTCTTTatggataaaataattaaacagggaggtttattttaaaatgaaattttaaatgaaatgcatACGGATGATGAAACTTGATCACATTCATGCCAAAATCATGTAAGCGTCCAATATCTCCATAAAGCCACCTTTCTCAGTTACTAGCATTGCCCATCATGTGCTTAGAGATGTTAAAGAGTCTCACTGTAATCTAAAAAATGCTGCCTCGTGTCTGAGTATTTTTATGCAACTGAGATTTTGTGTTCACTGATTTGACTCTAAATTCGTTCTCAGCTTTTCCCAGTTTTCAGCCCGGTGTAGGAAGGAATGGGTGTCTATAAAATCATCCGCTGGCGGCGAGCCGTTTGTCCTTTGTGGCTCCAAGTTGCCGCAACCAATGGAGTTTCCAGGGGGGAATATCACAGTGGTGCACCACTTCCTCCCGCATCAGTTTCCTGTGTCGTCTTTCCTGTTGAGCTACGCCAGAGGTACGTTTTTGGAACatacaacagtaaaaaatgaatatggtGTTTCATTTTTGCTGCAAGTTTCAGTTCTTGTGAAAAGGTGGTCTTAGTGATCCCCTTCTGCTTCCACACCTCCAGACTCTGGTGAATGCCCAGTAACGTCCTTTGAGTGCCTGGGCGGACGCTGCATTCCTCTCTCCTGGCGCTGTAACGGCCAGGTGGAGTGTCTCAGTGAAGGTGCAGGCCTCGGCACAGATGAAAAGGGCTGTTACCCCGAAGAGGAGACCCCAGAACCCCCAAAGTACGGCAGCACGCAATCAGAAGAGGCCAAAGTAGAGGCGTACACAGAGAAGAACTACTACAGGGACTTTGAGAGACAACATGTCGCAGATTCAGAGTCTGATCAGTGGCCGCTGATGAAACCGATTGAGGAGGACGCCAATCTGGATCAGGAGCCTCAGAGTCGCAGGGAGCCCGTTGTGACGCCCACTCCCATCGAGTGGCCCTGCGGAGGGCTCCTCCAGACCTTCTATGGCACCTTCTCCCCTCCAGCCATCCGGGGCCCTGCGATGCTCTGTGTGTGGACTCTGGACCCTCAGGACTCGAGGCCGCTGAGACTGGACCTGCAGCAGCTGGTGCTGGGACCCGGGGACAGACTCACCGTCTACAACAGAGAGCAAGGCAAAGGAGACGTGATAAAAATAGTGAGTTTCTGTACCTGAGATAATGTGTGACATTTATTAGAGCAGGAATACAAAACTCGCTTTCCTTTaaggccacttttgcaaaatggccGGAGaccttttaggacatttttaggattctagggtatttcttggattttagaaattttcaaggatttatgacattttaaggattttaggatgttattaGGATTTTCAGATGCTTCTAGAactttagcatgtttctagaaattttaggacatctcttggATTTAGCAccttttcaggattttaggaccttttagTGATACTACGATATTTCAAGTATTTTGGGacttttataggattttagcacatatCAAGGAGTataaatgtttctaggatttttagatagttttaggacattttcaggacttAAGCATGTCTCGAgaaattttagaacatttcttggatttaagaatatttctaggattttgggatgctgtaaggattttaggacattaatgggatgttttgatgctgttttaagccCTCTGGCACCttactgaaaaaatacaaaaacaattcccagtgtgaatcactttatttttattgtgaattagaaaatggctgaGGGGGGCACCTAGCACCTCATTGagagccagatttggcccctgAGTATCACTGTATTAGAGCCTTCATAATCACTCTTTTGTTAACATGATGTTCCCTTTATCTTCAGATCACCAGCGCCTCCAATTACAAATCTGTCCAAGTTGAATCCCACACCGGCCTGTTGTCGATGACATACAAGACTCTCCCTGGCTCGGAGGGGAGCGGCTTCAACGCCACGTTCCACGTTGGGACCTACTGCCCGCCGTGGGAGGGCCGGTGTGGCGGAGCGGCTGGAGGTTGCTTTACCCAGGAGCAGCGCTGTGACGGGAAATGGGACTGTCCTGAGACGGGGAAGGACGAGGAGGGTTGCAGGGGCTGCAGTCCGAGCCAGTTTGCCTGCGGAGTGGCAGGGCAGAGACCGGTGGCGTCCAGTCACTTTGCTGGCAGGCCGGTGTGCTACCCGGTCACGGAGAGGTGCAACTACCAGCTGTACTGTGCTGACGGCAGCGATGAGAGGGACTGCACCGTGTGTCAGCCAGGGACCTTTCATTGTGACAGCGACAGGTCAGTATGTGACGGACTGTTTATCTCTTTAGCTCAGAGAGGacgctttttgttttttatctttaccTTAGAACAGCCGTTGACAAATAATCTCACTTCAACATCCATTTAGAAAGTGTActaaaagttcatttttacCGTTGAAACTGTGACTGAGCAACATTCTGTCTTAAAGGTCCAATTAGTGGCTGCTCAGCTATGGTTGTCTGGTTTTATAATGGTTGTTTTGTCAAATGACGTAAAATGGTTTGTGTCTTCACTGTGGTATCAGTGTGTAGGCGTGTCTTGGTTAGAAAAGGAGTGTGTGAGTCAGAGGGTGTGTGCAGATTTGTCACCATCTAAGAGTTGAGATTGACTTTTCTAATTTTAGGACCTAAATTCTGCATTTACTGTTTACTGAGTAAAATGTACATTATCTTCAGCTGTAATGATTCTTAAAACAATTCACACTTTAACTTATATCCAGCTTGTTGAAGTGTGTTACGCTGAGAAtattctttgtttctgttttcagtattttgtttgaTTCTGTTTTGGGAATGCAGGGCCCAACACAAACTTCTGAAAGTAGTCGTCAGGCTTCACACTTCCACAAAGTTTCATTAAATTGGGCCCAGTGGTGTTTCTGTAATCATACTGACAAAAAAGCAGaacacaaaacactgcatgCTTGGCGGAGGAAATAGATTATATCAGCTACAACATATAACATCTGTCAGCACAGATATGTACACTGTCACAGTGTCTGATCATGTGCCATAAGGGTTTAAAATTGTGGTTTTATGATAATTCTTAATAATAAAGCTTCAGGATGATGTGGCTTTGTGTGAAACTGAATCTCTCACATTAATTGTTGTTTCACTAACACACAAATGGCCCATTGTCTcgtctgcaggtgtgtgttcgAGAGCTGGCGCTGTGACGGCCAGGTGGACTGTAAGGACGGAACAGACGAGCTAAACTGCACCGTCATCCTGCCCCGCAAGGTCATCACCGCGGCAACGGTGGGCAGCCTGGTCTGTGGGCTCCTGCTGGTGATCGCCATGGGCTGCACCTGTAAACTCTACTCGCTCAGGACCCGGGAGTACAGGTAGCTATTTCT encodes:
- the lrp10 gene encoding low-density lipoprotein receptor-related protein 10, producing the protein MTVTYNLCALLAFTITAFSRLEPALSFARCGHSPQILDSKVGEIRSSAYHSWSYRFGATYDCWIIKGSEDEPIVLSFSQFSARCRKEWVSIKSSAGGEPFVLCGSKLPQPMEFPGGNITVVHHFLPHQFPVSSFLLSYARDSGECPVTSFECLGGRCIPLSWRCNGQVECLSEGAGLGTDEKGCYPEEETPEPPKYGSTQSEEAKVEAYTEKNYYRDFERQHVADSESDQWPLMKPIEEDANLDQEPQSRREPVVTPTPIEWPCGGLLQTFYGTFSPPAIRGPAMLCVWTLDPQDSRPLRLDLQQLVLGPGDRLTVYNREQGKGDVIKIITSASNYKSVQVESHTGLLSMTYKTLPGSEGSGFNATFHVGTYCPPWEGRCGGAAGGCFTQEQRCDGKWDCPETGKDEEGCRGCSPSQFACGVAGQRPVASSHFAGRPVCYPVTERCNYQLYCADGSDERDCTVCQPGTFHCDSDRCVFESWRCDGQVDCKDGTDELNCTVILPRKVITAATVGSLVCGLLLVIAMGCTCKLYSLRTREYSLFAPISRQEAELIQQQAPPSYGQLIAQGIIPPVEDFPTENPNETSSLSLRGILQLLRQDAANSPHRRRRPRFVRRAVRRMRRWGLIPRPPSRPSQASSSGQQQSDAAPSGQEPAHSTPTSSSSAVEAVNQPVPQKLGLLSQSEQQQQQQQQQQQEAPPPLLPLPLPPVASPPPPPYAPPAPSPVTPQTPPVAVPPSSPSLASIFHTLGLSISLFRASPSSTNSMPLSASPSFSSSSSSSSDDDVLLIPLSEDTTSEDDVPMLT